GGGTTCTCCCAATGGCCCTCAATGGCGGCAATTTTTGCCGGTTGATGTTCAAGTGTATTCAGCCCGTGCATATCGCCGACCATCGCCTGAATCGGCGCAACAACCAGCGCCATCCACATCGCCATAGAAAACATCTTGCGGATAGCGGGTGTGTTATTGCCGCGTAACAGATGCCAGGCGGCAGACGCGCCGACAAACAACGCACTGCTTAAGAATGCTGCAATGGTCATGTGCATCAGCCGGTACGGGAAGGAGGGATTGAAGATAACCTTGAACCAGTCGACCGGAACCACCTGGCCATTTTCGACGATAAAACCCTGCGGTGTGTGCATCCAGCTATTGGACGCGAGGATCCAGAAAGTGGACATAATGGTGCCCAGCGCGACCATACAGGTGGCGAAAAAGTGCAGGCCAGGCCCGACTTTGTTCCAGCCAAACAGCATCACGCCGAGAAAACCCGCTTCAAGGAAGAAGGCGGTCAGCACTTCATAGGTCAGTAATGGTCCGGTAATGCTGCCGGCAAACTGGGAAAAACCGCTCCAGTTGGTGCCGAACTGATACGCCATCACCAGCCCGGACACCACCCCCATACCGAAGTTAACGGCGAAGATCTTCGACCAGAAATGGTACAGCGTGCGCCAGTCCGGGTTGCGGGTTTTAAGCCACAAACCTTCAAGCACTGCCAGGTAACTGGCAAGGCCGATGGTGATTGCCGGAAAAATGATATGAAAAGAAACGGTGAAGGCGAACTGTATTCTCGCCAGATAAAACGCGTCTAAACCAAACATGCACAACCCCAATGTCAATGTTGTGGTGTCAATGTTAATGAGCGCAAGCGTGAACTTGCAGAAACAGATACGGGGAATTTTCGTATAACAGTTCCCTGTAAAGGGTATGGCAGGTTGCTGATTAGTCCAGACGAAGCGGGAACCGGTAACCATAACAGTGCGCATAATGAGCTGTTTTGTATAAACTGATATAGCAAGATGGCGCACCGCGTGCCATGATGTAGGTGTTTTGTTAACACGTGAAAAATCATGAAAAAATACCAGCGCCTGGCGCAGCAAATCGCAGAACAAATTGATCTTGGCGTCTGGCGTCCAGGAGAGAAACTGCCGTCGCTGCGTGAGCAGGTGACCAGTAGCGGGCTGAGCTTTATGACCGTCGGTCATGCTTATCAGTTGCTGGAAAGCCAGGGGCGGGTGATTGCGCGGCCACAGTCTGGCTATTTTGTCGCGCCAGCGCCCGGCTTACCGCGCACGCCGGCGGCTAAGGTTACGCGTGATGAAGCGGTGGACATCAATACCTATATTTTTGACGTGTTACAGGCCAGTTGCGATGCCTCGGTGCTGCCGTTTGGTTCCGCCTTTCCCGACCCTAAACTGTTCCCGATGCCGCAGCTCAATCGGTCGCTGGCAAAGGTGAGCAAAAGCGCCACTGCCATGAGCGTGATAGAAAACCTGCCGCCGGGAAACAGCCAGTTGCGCCACGCCATTGCTAAACGCTATGCCCGCCAGGGGATGAACATTTCGCCGGATGAAATTGTTATCACCGCCGGCGCGCTGGAAGCGCTGAATCTCAGCTTACAGGCGGTAACAGAACCGGGTGACTGGGTGATTATTGAAAGCCCCTGTTTCTACGGCGCGTTGCAGGCGCTGGAGCGGCTCAAGTTAAAAGCGCTATCGGTGCCGACCGATGTAAAAGAGGGCATCGATCTTGATGCGCTGGCGCAGGCATTAACTGACTATCCGGTAAAAGCCTGCTGGCTGATGACCAATGCGCAGAACCCGCTCGGGTTTACATTAAGCGCGGCGAAAAAGGCGCAACTGGTCGCGCTGCTGGCACAACACAACGTCACGCTGATCGAAGACGATGTTTACAGCGAGCTTTATTACGGGCGCGAACAACCGTTACCGGCGAAAGCCTGGGACACGCAAGACATGACGTTGCACTGCTCCTCATTTTCAAAATGTCTGGTCGCCGGGTTTCGCGTCGGCTGGGTCGCTGCCGGACGCCACGCAAGGCGTATTCAGCAATTGCAATTGATGAGCACCTTATCCACCAGTTCGCCGCTGCAACTGGCGCTGGTCGATTACTTATCGACGCATCACTACGACGCCCATTTGCGCCGCCTGCGCAGACAGCTTGCCGAGCGCAAACATCTGGCCTGGCAGGCGCTGCTGCGCCATCTGCCGCCGGACGTGAAAATCTATCGTAATGAGAGCGGCTATTTCTTATGGCTGGAGTTGCCCGCCGGGCTGGATGCCGGTGAACTGAGCCAGCAGGCGCTGGCGCACCATATCAGCATTGCTCCGGGGAAAATGTTTTCGACATCCGACAACTGGCGTGCGTTTTTCCGCTTTAATTGCGCCTGGGTCTGGGGCGATAAAGAGGAACGGGCGGTAATGCAACTGGGTCAATTAATTCGCGAGATGATGAATTAACCGCGCCCGTCTTTCTTATTTTCTGAATAACTTATTCTCCTGTTAAAAATAACGGCGGCGTAAATATGACGTGCGCCGTCATTATTTTCTGCGCTCCCGAACCTGGTATTCATAGGAAATGTGAATAGCAACACAGATTAACGGACGTTCGCTAACCCCTTGTCTATACTCCAAAAGAGCGCGCAATAGCATTTTCATTGTTAACGCAATGCGTCATCTGTCACATCCTTGCGAAATTTCCGACGGGCCACATTCATGCCGTCAGCGCGCCGTCTATTTTTATTAAGGGAGATATATTTACGGCAAGGCTGCCGCACTTTTTCATTGCGACAGGAGTAGAGAATAATGAGCAAGAAATTTGCCCGCAGCAGCCTGTGTGCGCTGGGTCTTACCGTGATGACTGCACACGCCGCCGAGCCAACCGAAGTGGGAAAGGGAGAAGGTCGGCTGGATATTATCGCCTGGCCTGGCTATATCGAGCGCGGTCAGACCGATAAGCAATATGACTGGGTAACCGCCTTTGAAAAAGAGACCGGTTGCGCGGTGAATGTGAAAACCGCCGCCACGTCCGATGAGATGGTGAGCCTGATGGCGAAAGGCGGCTATGACCTGGTAACCGCCTCTGGCGATGCCTCTTTACGCCTGATCATGGGGAAACGCGTCCAGCCGATAAACACCGCGCTTATCCCCAACTGGAAAACGCTTGATCCGAAGCTGGTGAAAGGCGAATGGTTTAACGTTGCGGGGAAAACTTACGGCACGCCGTATCAGTGGGGGCCAAACCTGCTGATGTATAACACCAAAACGTTCCCGACGCCGCCGGATAGCTGGTCGGTGGTCTTTGTGCAGCAAAATCTGCCAGATGGCAAAAGTAATAAAGGGCGCGTGCAGGCCTATGATGGCCCAATTTATATCGCCGACGCCGCGCTGTTCCTGAAAGCCACGCAACCGCAACTGGGTATTGACGATCCGTACCAGCTTACCGAAGCACAGTATCAGGCGGTGCTGAAAACCCTGCGCGATCAGCATCTGCTCATCCACCGCTACTGGCATGACACCACAGTTCAGATGAGTGACTTCAAGAATGAAGGCGTGGTGGCCTCCAGCGCGTGGCCTTATCAGGCCAATGCCCTGAAAGGGGAAAATCAGCCGATTGCCACCGTCTTTCCAAAAGAGGGGGTGACGGGCTGGGCGGATACCACCATGCTGCATGCCGATGCGAAACACCCGAACTGCGCTTATAAATGGATGAACTGGTCGCTGACGCCGAAAGTACAGGGTGATGTGGCGGCGTGGTTTGGTTCGCTGCCGGTGGTGCCGGAAGGGTGCAAAGCCAGTACCTTGCTGGGTGAAAAGGGCTGCGAAACCAACGGCTACAGCTTTTTTGACAAAATCGCCTTCTGGAAAACGCCGGTGGCGCAAGGCGGCAAATATGTGCCTTATAGCCGCTGGACGCAGGATTACATCGCCATTATGGGCGGCCGTTAACCTGCCAGGAGTGCGCTATGACCTATGCGGTAGAATTCCTGGATGTCGCCAGAGTCTATGGTGATGTCCGGGCGGTTGACGGCGTAACGTTCGCCGTCAACGACGGGGAGTTTTTCTCCATGCTGGGGCCGTCCGGCTCCGGCAAAACCACCTGCCTGCGGCTGATTGCCGGGTTTGAGCAGCTCAGCGGCGGTGCCATTCGTATTTTTGGCCGCGAAGCCAGCGAGCTGCCGCCCTGGGAGCGGGACGTGAATACCGTCTTTCAGGATTACGCGCTGTTTCCGCACATGTCCGTTCTCGATAACGTCGCCTACGGGTTGATGGTGAAAGGCGTGGACAAAAAACAGCGCCATGCCCGCGCTCGTGAGGCGCTGGAGAAAGTGGCGCTCGGTTTTGTGCACGCGCGTAAACCCTCGCAACTTTCCGGCGGTCAGCGGCAACGCGTTGCCATCGCCCGCGCTCTGGTAAATGAACCCAGAGTGTTATTACTCGATGAACCCCTGGGCGCACTGGATCTAAAGCTGCGCGAACAGATGCAGCTGGAGCTGAAAAAGCTGCAACAGGATCTCGGCATCACCTTTATTTTTGTCACCCACGATCAGGGCGAAGCCTTGTCGATGTCCGACCGCGTGGCGGTGTTCAATAATGGCCGTATTGAGCAAATCGATACGCCGCGCGAACTTTACCTGCGTCCGCGCACGCCGTTTGTCGCCGGGTTTGTCGGCACGTCTAATGTGTTTGATGCGGCGCTTGCGGAAAAACTCTGCGGCATGAACGGGGTTTACTCGCTGCGACCGGAACATATTCGCCTGAATACGCCGGGGGAAATCGAAGCCAGCGCGGTGGTGCAAACGGTGCAATATCAGGGCGCATCGACCCGTTTTGAACTGGCGCTGGCGCAGGGGGAAAAGTTGCTGGTCAGCCAGGCGAACCTCTCCGATGCGTTACTGCCGGAAACGCTGGCACCGGGCCAATCGGTGCGGGTTTCCTGGTCGCGCGAGGCGATGGTGCCGTTACAGGGAGCGGGGTGAGATGGTCATGAGCATTGCGCAACGTTCGCCACGCCGCGTCAATCTTAGCGCTGTCTTCTGGCGCAAACCGGTGTACGGGCTGCTTTTGCTGCTGCTCGGCCCGCTGATGTGGTTTGGCATTGTCTATTTAGGTTCACTGCTCACGTTGTTGTGGCAGGGGTTTTACACCTTCGATGATTTCACCATGTCGGTTGCCCCGGATTTGACATTCGCCAACCTGCTGGCGCTGTTTAACCCGGCTAATTACGACATCATTCTTCGTACACTGATAATGGCGATGTGTGTGACGGTGGCGAGCGCCATTCTCGCTTTTCCGATGGCGTGGTATATGGCCCGTTATGCACAGGGCAAATGGAAAGCGTTCTTTTATATCGCGGTGATGCTACCGATGTGGGCGAGCTACATCGTTAAAGCCTACGCCTGGACGTTGCTGCTGGCGAGAGATGGTGTTGCGCAGTGGTTTTTAAGCCATCTGGGGCTGGAGCCGCTACTCGCTGCGTTTTTGACGTTGCCCGCCGTGGGCGGTAATACGCTTTCCACTTCCGGGCTGGGGCGGTTTCTGGTGTTCGTCTATATCTGGCTGCCGTTTATGATTTTGCCGATTCAGGCGGCGCTCGAGCGCTTACCGCCATCGCTGCTGCAAGCCTCAGCCGATCTAGGCGCGCATCCGCGTCAGACCTTTCGTTATGTGGTGTTACCGCTGGCAATACCGGGCGTGGCGGCGGGTTCAATATTTACCTTTTCGCTGACGCTCGGGGATTTTATCGTGCCGCAGCTCGTCGGGCCGCCGGGTTATTTCATTGGCAATATGGTTTATTCGCAGCAAGGAGCAATTGGTAACATGCCGATGGCCGCCGCGTTTACGCTTGTGCCGATGGTGTTGATCGCCCTTTATCTGGCGTTTGTAAAACGCCTGGGAGCGTTTGATGCACTCTGAACGCGCACCGTTTTTGCTCAAAGTCGCCACGTGGGGCGGCGTCATTTTTTTGCACTTTCCGCTTTTGATCATCGCCATCTATGCTTTCAATACCGAGGACGCCGCATTCAGCTTTCCGCCGCAGGGCTTTACGCTGCGCTGGTTTAGCGTGGCGGCGGCGAGGGGAGATATTCTTGATGCGGTGACACTGTCATTACAAATCGCGGCGCTGGCGACGGTCATTGCACTGGTTCTTGGCACACTTGCTGCAATGGCCTTATGGCGCAGCGAGTTTTTCGGTAAAAACGCCATTTCCTTACTGCTGCTGTTGCCGATTGCCTTACCGGGAATTATCACCGGGCTTGCGCTGTTGACCGCGTTTAAAACGGTCAATCTGGAGCCGGGCTTTTTCACCATTGTCGTGGGGCATGCCACGTTCTGCGTGGTGGTGGTGTTTAACAACGTGATTGCCAGGTTTCGGCGAACCTCCTGGAGCCTGGTCGAAGCATCGATGGATTTGGGCGCGAACGGCTGGCAAACCTTCCGTTATGTGGTGTTACCCAACCTGGGTTCGGCGCTCCTGGCGGGTGGCATGCTGGCGTTTGCGTTGTCATTTGACGAAATCATTGTCACCACCTTTACCGCAGGTCATGAGCGTACGCTGCCGCTGTGGTTGCTCAAC
This genomic interval from Kosakonia sacchari SP1 contains the following:
- a CDS encoding cytochrome ubiquinol oxidase subunit I, whose amino-acid sequence is MFGLDAFYLARIQFAFTVSFHIIFPAITIGLASYLAVLEGLWLKTRNPDWRTLYHFWSKIFAVNFGMGVVSGLVMAYQFGTNWSGFSQFAGSITGPLLTYEVLTAFFLEAGFLGVMLFGWNKVGPGLHFFATCMVALGTIMSTFWILASNSWMHTPQGFIVENGQVVPVDWFKVIFNPSFPYRLMHMTIAAFLSSALFVGASAAWHLLRGNNTPAIRKMFSMAMWMALVVAPIQAMVGDMHGLNTLEHQPAKIAAIEGHWENPPGEATPLLLFGLPDMEQERTRYAVAIPALGSLILTHSLDKQVPALKDFPKDERPYSPIVFWSFRIMVGLGVLMIGLGVAALWLRFKDRLYQSRPFLYFALWMGPAGLIAILAGWVTTEVGRQPWVVYGLLRTADAVSAHGDLQMSLSLLAFFVVYCSVFGVGYSYMVRLITKGPDERDEHATQGTPARPLSAVGEHLDADEDK
- a CDS encoding aminotransferase-like domain-containing protein, with product MKKYQRLAQQIAEQIDLGVWRPGEKLPSLREQVTSSGLSFMTVGHAYQLLESQGRVIARPQSGYFVAPAPGLPRTPAAKVTRDEAVDINTYIFDVLQASCDASVLPFGSAFPDPKLFPMPQLNRSLAKVSKSATAMSVIENLPPGNSQLRHAIAKRYARQGMNISPDEIVITAGALEALNLSLQAVTEPGDWVIIESPCFYGALQALERLKLKALSVPTDVKEGIDLDALAQALTDYPVKACWLMTNAQNPLGFTLSAAKKAQLVALLAQHNVTLIEDDVYSELYYGREQPLPAKAWDTQDMTLHCSSFSKCLVAGFRVGWVAAGRHARRIQQLQLMSTLSTSSPLQLALVDYLSTHHYDAHLRRLRRQLAERKHLAWQALLRHLPPDVKIYRNESGYFLWLELPAGLDAGELSQQALAHHISIAPGKMFSTSDNWRAFFRFNCAWVWGDKEERAVMQLGQLIREMMN
- the ydcS gene encoding putative ABC transporter substrate-binding protein YdcS gives rise to the protein MSKKFARSSLCALGLTVMTAHAAEPTEVGKGEGRLDIIAWPGYIERGQTDKQYDWVTAFEKETGCAVNVKTAATSDEMVSLMAKGGYDLVTASGDASLRLIMGKRVQPINTALIPNWKTLDPKLVKGEWFNVAGKTYGTPYQWGPNLLMYNTKTFPTPPDSWSVVFVQQNLPDGKSNKGRVQAYDGPIYIADAALFLKATQPQLGIDDPYQLTEAQYQAVLKTLRDQHLLIHRYWHDTTVQMSDFKNEGVVASSAWPYQANALKGENQPIATVFPKEGVTGWADTTMLHADAKHPNCAYKWMNWSLTPKVQGDVAAWFGSLPVVPEGCKASTLLGEKGCETNGYSFFDKIAFWKTPVAQGGKYVPYSRWTQDYIAIMGGR
- a CDS encoding ABC transporter ATP-binding protein, giving the protein MTYAVEFLDVARVYGDVRAVDGVTFAVNDGEFFSMLGPSGSGKTTCLRLIAGFEQLSGGAIRIFGREASELPPWERDVNTVFQDYALFPHMSVLDNVAYGLMVKGVDKKQRHARAREALEKVALGFVHARKPSQLSGGQRQRVAIARALVNEPRVLLLDEPLGALDLKLREQMQLELKKLQQDLGITFIFVTHDQGEALSMSDRVAVFNNGRIEQIDTPRELYLRPRTPFVAGFVGTSNVFDAALAEKLCGMNGVYSLRPEHIRLNTPGEIEASAVVQTVQYQGASTRFELALAQGEKLLVSQANLSDALLPETLAPGQSVRVSWSREAMVPLQGAG
- a CDS encoding ABC transporter permease, yielding MSIAQRSPRRVNLSAVFWRKPVYGLLLLLLGPLMWFGIVYLGSLLTLLWQGFYTFDDFTMSVAPDLTFANLLALFNPANYDIILRTLIMAMCVTVASAILAFPMAWYMARYAQGKWKAFFYIAVMLPMWASYIVKAYAWTLLLARDGVAQWFLSHLGLEPLLAAFLTLPAVGGNTLSTSGLGRFLVFVYIWLPFMILPIQAALERLPPSLLQASADLGAHPRQTFRYVVLPLAIPGVAAGSIFTFSLTLGDFIVPQLVGPPGYFIGNMVYSQQGAIGNMPMAAAFTLVPMVLIALYLAFVKRLGAFDAL
- a CDS encoding ABC transporter permease, with the protein product MHSERAPFLLKVATWGGVIFLHFPLLIIAIYAFNTEDAAFSFPPQGFTLRWFSVAAARGDILDAVTLSLQIAALATVIALVLGTLAAMALWRSEFFGKNAISLLLLLPIALPGIITGLALLTAFKTVNLEPGFFTIVVGHATFCVVVVFNNVIARFRRTSWSLVEASMDLGANGWQTFRYVVLPNLGSALLAGGMLAFALSFDEIIVTTFTAGHERTLPLWLLNQLGRPRDVPVTNVVALLVMLVTMIPILGAWWLTRDTDTIAGTGK